The genomic window GCAAAAAGTTTTTCTACATTATCTTGGTGGTATGTTGTGCAGGTACGCTATGAAAATACTTTTGTTGTTGAACTGGATATTGCAGCACGAGAGGAATTCAAACTCATAGAACATGGACTTGAACGACTATGGGAACGTAAGATTATCAACTTTTTGGTTGTTGAATTAGTATGATTATGTTCATACACTAATTTTGGATATTCTGTGCTTATATTTGGCTATGATGTACCTCTCAGGGTTAGCTTGATCCCAGATTCAGGAGGCATCGGTAGAAACGGGGGAGGTGGTTCCGGATTCAGTGGAGAAAGAGGCTGTTGTCTCCTCCGATAACTTTGAAGAGGCTGATTCTGCTGGACAAAAGGGTTCGATGCTGTCATATGACCTCAATAAAACGCCGGATGAGAATAAATATCCATATAGTGGAATGTCTCCTGATAAGAAGAATGATTGGCACCTAGCTATGTGGGCGACACGATACCTGAACCCTTGAGGATATTGCAATagtataattgaaaattttggttTCAAATTTATAGGATGCCCAAAACTTGTGTTTTGTAGTTGTTGTGACTTTATAACTCTTCATATTGTTTTTAGGGATTGTTAGTAATTTAGTATGCTGCATTGAAGACCATTAGTCTACTATTTTACctatttctgcattttttttTGGCTACTTCAAGATGCtgattaatataaattttttgggACAAATTCAGTTACATTGTTGTTGGCAATGAAATTATGCCAAATGATCAACAAGCCCAATTTGATTTTCCAGGCACTGCATAATATCTTTGCTGCACGTGTATCATTcaagatacaaaaaaaaaaaataaaggtttCAATTGCCATGAAATTGTCACTATTTCAATTTCACGGTGTTGAATGCATATGTTTAAGTGCAAAGTCCTTGCAAACAATTAAATGGGAATAATAACTAGTGGAAAATTTAAGTGCTAATCTTGTTAAATGCTACAAATGATACAGTATGAGCAAATAGATAGAATGGCAAATTCTttacaaaatagaaaaatagcaACCAGCTGCACCATGAACTACGGCAAAATTGGGAAAAGCTTCTCCTCCACTGAAATATCATAACCATAGTGAAGATAGATGTGATAGAAATGGATGGAAAGAAATTTGGATCAAGAACCAGGATAATAGGGATGTTGTAAATTATGGGATAGATCCTAAAATGGACAACAAGTCCAtagtaaaatatattattttagcaTTAAATACAAAAATTTGAAAActgttaatatatataataatcaaAATTTATTTATAGATATTGaagaattaataataaaatacaaaaaaattattaacggaaattttggtaaaattataatttacccaaaattaaaaaaattcttgNNNNNNNNNNNNNNNNNNNNNNNNNNNNNNNNNNNNNNNNNNNNNNNNNNNNNNNNNNNNNNNNNNNNNNNNNNNNNNNNNNNNNNNNNNNNNNNNNNNNNNNNNNNNNNNNNNNNNNNNNNNNNNNNNNNNNNNNNNNNNNNNNNNNNNNNNNNNNNNNNNNNNNNNNNNNNNNNNNNNNNNNNNNNNNNATATTTTTATTGTTTCAGTTTTCTCTAGCTATAATCATTCCCGCATCtcacttatttttttctttttatttgggcAATATTATCTCATTATATAACAAATAGTGGATCTGGTTCTACCCAATTTCAAAAAAACCCAGCTACTGCGCCCTACCCCTTCTCCTCACTCCTTATACACGTTAGAGCATCTCCAACGGGAGAAAAAATTGAAATCCAGTTACTGTTGGGTCAGAAGGAAAGAAGGCTTATGTGTTGGAGTAGGAAGAAAGGGAGTTTCCACACGAATTCCAAGGAAGGAGAGTCCCTCTGAATAGGGACTCCAGTGAAACAATCAACACTTGCCATTTAGCAAgttagttaaaaaataaataattatatataatgttAATTAGTTAAATAGGAGGgattaaagttagttcctcctaatggagaagagagagatgctttgagttcctatttactgtttatgacgcaaaagctgatgtggagttactttttatgacaggtgggccatagATAGGAACTGGAATGAGTTCCCTATTGGAGATGGTCTTATAACCCACGAAGCCCTAGCTCAGTATTCTGCTTTGTCTTTGTTGTTGACGAAGAGTACTGCTCATCAACATCCTTGATTTTCAGGTTTCAGAACCTGCCGGTCACCCTGCTCTCTCTATCATTTCAAGTTCCAGCACCTGCCGCCCTCTCTATCCCGGTAACCACCCCAATTTCTTTCAAATACATTTGTGATGTTCTAATGTGATTGCTTCTTGCTATCTATCAATAGTTGTTGGGAAACAGGTGGTGTGTTTACTTTCACAATTTAGGATGAGAGGTGGAGTATAGGTTCATTACTACTACTGTGATTATCTTGCTTCTCATGTACCCATGAAGATTCCAAATTTAATATGTTTTGATGAACTTGGGATCATCATAAGCTTGCATGTATGCCGTCTACAACTTGATTTATCATATATGCCATTTTTATCAACTTAGGGTATGCTTGGGAGTTTAATTTAATTGAGAAGAAAGGATGAAGGGTAGAGATTTTGGGAATTAAGAACACACAGTTATAGGTTAAAAATTTGTTATTAACCAATTATTATATACACAATAAAATTCGAATAGTTACTTGGTTAGCACATAAGCGTGTTATGTGTTGTAACTTCTCCCCTGTTTACACGTTACCATTGGTACACATTATTAAAAGTTATTTGTGTTTGGACTTTGGTAATGAACAAATCAAGAATAGAGTCATGGGTgaaacattattttattttttatataatcaaagtatgcttgtttttttcttttttctgtttttactaaaatggaacatttgtaaaTAAGGTTGCTTACTGAAGAAGAATGGATTTCGGCAGTTCCAAAAGAGTGAGTACTATTGTTTTAGTGGTATGATATAATGCTACACGACAATAAGAATAGAAAATTTGGTCCATGTATACTATAGTTTTAATGATTAATTAGGTCATATAGGGGCATTTTTTCTATTAGATTTCGTTATTTAACTTTTCAAGATTTAGCTATTTCTGAAAAGCTAATATATTTGTAACTTATATATTGGTCAGACAAATTATGCTTATATAGAGATCTATGCTGGTGGGTTTCTTAGTCAGGACCTTGTAGTATTTTTAGTAGTCCAATTTTGGTGCATTTGTATTGTGCTTGTAAATGCATTCAGATAACTGTGTCAATCATTTAGTTTTTCACATTGCTGATTATTCTGAAGTGCCGGACAATATTGTTCAAATGCATCTTTTAAATTCTTGTAACAAATCATTACTATTGACTACTATAAACCGAGATTATGAAACATGTATATACCTTCTGCTCCAGTATTTTTTCTGTTATAATTATTGATGAATGCTGTTCGAACTCGATCATGGTTACTAACAAATTATTTTAATTGGATATTAATTTGACTTGATGTTATCCTGTCCACTGGTGTTATGGCATTTAGATGGCTAGGAAAGGTCGGTACACGAAAAAGCCAAAATCAGGGCCAGGATGTCAGCAACCTCTAATCGCTCCACCTTCGGGCTCAGGTTCCCACCAGGCTGATTCTCAAGTCCTCCCGGCTGGTGGTGATGGCATCCCTCCAACTTCTCGCCCATTTCGTCCGCCGTGCAGTGAACCTAGGCCTGCTACACAAATGAGCGCAAATAGCGTTCACAACTCGGAGCTAGGCCAGGAGACCCTTTTGGAGGGTAATGCTCCAGAGGTAGAATCTCGTGATCATGAAGTTGACGACCACTTTAGTGCTTCTGGAGCTCAGAGTCGCAAAAGGCGCAAGACTACAGAGTTTTGGACAGTTAAGATAATCGGTAacgtatttttctatttttctataATCGATTTGAGCTatgttaaataatttttttcgtGCATAATGTCAACAACCTTTGCACACATAAGGATTTATATTTTGCTTATAGATTCTGACGGCATAGTCAAGCCGGCAAGATTAAGCGTGAGGGAGGCTATGGAACGGCCTAACGGTAGAAGGATCGTGCTGAGATTCAACAACGAAATGCAGCCAATTGGAGACGAGGCTGGACTGCTGAGTGGGGTGCTTGGTCTGCTTGGATCTGACTACGCAAAATTTCTTATCGGTAAGGAAAGTTGGCACAAGGTTACCACTAAAAACAAGGTGTATAACGAATGTGTGAAGGTAAAGATTTAAATCCCCTTTGTAACAAATCTGCTTATTGTTCAATTATTGACAAATTGTATTATGAAATATATGTGCAGTAAAATTTTCAAATCTGCTTCAATTTAAATCCCTTTGTAAAGATTTAAATTCCCTTTGTAACAAATTTCTTTTATTAACAAATCTGCTTATTGTTCATTTATATGTGCAGCAAATTTTTCATTTTGACGAAGATAGTGAAGGTAGTATCAAGAAATATAATTTGAAAAGCATGGGAAGGTCTTGGAAGGAAACAAGGCTGAGGTTGTATAATGCCTTCTACGAGCCAACATTCACATTTGAGCAGAATATCGAGCACCGTCTGCCAGGAATTGATCGAGAGCATTGGAGAGAGTTCCTAGAATATCGCGCCAAACCTGAGACGAAGGTAATCCAGTATACCATTGGTATAATGTGCTGTATTTTATGTAGCATTAAGTGCTATTAAATCAGTATCTAATTGTGACTTTAATTTGGCATTTATGGACCAATAGGAGAAATGCAAGAAGAACACGACTAATCGATCAAAATAAGTATATACCCACACTGGCGGTTCAAAAAGCTTCGCACGGCGGATGGAAGAAGAGGTACTCCACTTGTTATTCACTGTTTGGACTATCTATATGACTTAATTTTACTTGATTGTGTGGAATACGGTAATGGCGTAAATGTTGTTGTTACAGTCtgaagaacaaggaagaagactTGGTAGAGGAGAGCTATGGATAAAAGTGCACAAGAAAAATGATGGCTCCTATATGAATGAGGAAGCAAGGGCAATTGGTGTAAGTACTACTTCTCATAAATTTTCGGTAAAATTATGTTTTCAAATACATTAATAGTTTAGTTCTCTATTATATTTTGTTCTGTTTTTCTTTGCTGAATGGTTTGGACTTGGGTTGGAAACAGCAAGAAGGTATTGAAAGATGAGTTTTTATCAATCCTACTTCAAAATGGACCAACGGAAAATTTTTTTTCCAACGCTGGTTTCTTTTATTAAGTTTGCTATTTTACCTCAGTTATTTCTAGAGAGTTTAAACTTCTATGTAATTTAGAGACAGTTAGGTTTAAATTGAAATAAATCAATTTAAGTTATTCCTTATTTCTTTTTATAGTGTTAGCAACATCCTATGTGACGTGCGTTATTTTGGTTGTTTTACATAAATTACTTTCGAACCATATATCTTTCTCTCATATTTGACTGAGTTTTTATTGACATAGACCGATAAATGCTATGATTGTATTTGCTAATTTGTGTCTGTAGGAAAGAATTGAGGAgattgagcaacaggatgaatcTTCTAGAGTGTTGTCTCAAAATGACTCCATTGCTCAGGTTTTTGGTAAAGAGAAACCGGGTAGAGTACGTGGTGTGGGTTTCGGTCCGACTCCTACCCAACTCTTCGGTTCGAATTCACGTGCGCCAAGCAACAGAGTCGAAGAAGAGGAGACCCAGAGGAAGTTGTGTGCACTGGAGGCAGAATTGGAAAGCGAGAAGTTGAAGAGGAAGGCGATGGAAGACGAGGCAGCAGCATATAAGAAAAAGATGCAGGCGATGGAGAGAGCtctgatttatctttttcaaaggcAGGGTGAGGAGCTGCCGGGAGACATCGCTGTAGGGATGAGTTCCGTGGAATGAAAGAGTGAACAATAATAGTAGGATTAGATAGTGTTTGGATCGaatcaagtattttttttttttaaattagactATGCAACTCTTTGCAAGAGATTTGTACTCTTcatatttttatgaaaatattatTTTGGCTTGCAgataatttatttgttttttgtaCAATTTTACATTCTAAGGTCTAAAATATATTAACACTTAAGATATTATAAAAATCTAAAAAGccacaaaaagaaaacaaaatagttCTGATATTAAAAATGACacgatttttttaataaaaattcaattttcctGTTTTTTAATAATTCTTAATTTTGCGGCGGTTTAGAACAGCCGGAAAATCGAGCAAAGTAATTGGAAAATTTGCAAAGATTGCGGCGGTTACAAACCGCCGGAGAATGTTTCGGAAAAACTGGACCGTTTTGTGGCGGCTCTAAAAACGCCGCAAAACCTGTACACACTAATATAGTATGCATAAGATGTGTTCCTAagttaacaaaattttttttagggttaagtatgattttggtcctcaACGTAGAGGCCGAAAATCAATTTTGTTCTCGACCTTTTTTTTGCTATAAAATGGTCCtccaaagtttcagtttgttttaaaatcgtttttcggacgaaaatacccctccctcctttcttcttcctcaacacccctcttcttcctcaacattAACCAGAAGTAGAAGCAGATGCACAAATGTAGAAACAAAAGCAGGCAACAATGGATAACAATCAgcagaacaacaacaacagtaaCAATGGATAATGGAATTAGAGCAACATCAAAAACAAAACCAAAAGTAGAGACAAAAACAGAAGCAACAGAAACAGAAGCAACCAAAGcatcaataacaataatggaATAAAAGAAATAAACAGAAGCTACCAgaagcatcaacaacaacaacaacaatagaatcctttaaatctgaaaaattaaagaaaaaagaataacaaATTGAAACAAAGGGAAAGGGTTGtggcggtggtggtggaggaggggTTGCGGTGGTGAACGACGatgtggaggaggaggaggggttGCGGCGCTGTGGAGGGCTTCgttcctctcttctctttctctctccctctacTCTCTCCTCTCTTGCTATTAGTGTAGGAAGCAGTGGCGGATCACAGGCGGCAGGATGGCGGTGCAGCGGTGCGGCGTATGGCAGTGCGGCGGTGCGGCTTCCTTTCCCCCTTCTTCCCTTCCCTCCCCCCACCCCCCCCTTCCGATCACAGGCGGTGGTGCGGCGGTGCGATGGTACGGCGGTGCGGTCTTCCCTCCCTTCTCCCCCGGATTCTCTTTCTTTCCCCCCTCTCTTTCTCGCTCCCCCTCCCCTGATTCTCTTTCTGCCTCAGTCCCTCTGatgcctttctttctttctttttttattttattttataattttttaatgaagAGTAATTtggcaattaaaaaaataaaattggtaaaaaagacgattttaaaataaactgaaacTTTAGGGattattttgtagcaaaaaaaaaagtcGAGGACGAAATCGATTTTCGTCCTTTACattgggaccaaaatcatacttaacccttttttttattatagaTAATTATACGATATAGAGCTTAATTTATACAGATATAAAGAAATTCCGTAAAATGTAACTTGAGTTTGACACGTAGCTTCTGTGATGATAGAGATTTATAATTGTTGTCAGTGAGAAACAAAAATATCGCAAATAACTGATACAATGGGATGGCTCAACTAGTGAACCGCACTGTCCATAAGAATGTAGAACGGAACGCTTTAAGGAAGGATACCAGTGTGCTTATGGGACTTGTTGAATATgagtttggattttgaaaaagatgaaccttgatttttttttttttttttacgtttgtCTGTTTTTGGACccgtaaatttttttttatagatagATTATAGAGTAATAATGCGAaccattttattaaattataactTACAAGAATAATGTGAAGCcggacaataataataataacaataataatgtgAATCCTgacaatattatatatataatgtgAATGGTTTAATTGTATTATTTTGTGAATGATTTTATTGGAGTAACGTTATGTGACAccttctttttgtattttttttttatacatacTTATGACTTGGCATGATATTTGTATCACCATTataataaggtttaattattctgctgATTCTTATAAtttcacaaaatttttaattaggttcttatacttttttttcttttaattgagtccttgactccttgcaccaaaattttttttaattgagtccctataaTTTTTTGTCCTTTTATTTAGATTcctgtaccaattcttttttttttagttgggtctctataaaattaagctaattactactaaaagggacttaattgaaaaaaaaatttggtgcaggaacctaattaaaaagaaaaaaagtataaggacctaattgaaaatttcatgaaactataggaaccaacagagtaattaaaccttataaTAACAATATATGCAGTGAcggatttaaaaaattttggcaGTGGGACGAAATTtatataacatgataataatttttataataaaaatagtatgtgtacataaaaaattaaatattaaattatcttttaaccattatatatttgtgtataaatacatgtattatttaacttatttttaatgtatattttatattttaatatatattttatacagatagttattttttatgtacatataacatgattattgttatgattatattttattattataaaatatgattagccttcaaaatatttaatatataaattacaatactaaaataataatttaaataataatatataatttaaaattctattgtTTTAggttttctattttaaaaaattaaataatttttctcttaatactaccatcaaaatttctctctttttatatatatatatatatattatattactaaacaatTATTTAGAAATtcactttccaacacaattagaaaCCGACTCTTATTGATATTTATAGTTAGAAAAGTTCATTCAATTAATACAATTGCTacgcaaaaattaaagctaattttaaaagaagataaataatattcttgagtttattttaaaaaaaaaacactaatttcgtttaaatctaagaattgatcattctaacgaatatctaatatgaaatttttaaattgatgattaaatactaaaaattgagtaaaaaattattatagGGTCACATTTAATAATCTAATggggacaaataaatattattatatatactactcaaaaaaaattccaaattgtAGTGGGAGTACTTGCCCCCATAACTCTACACTTGGAACCGTCTCAGAATATATGTAAGCTAAGGCTTAGGATGTGGATTGTGATCATGACTATGCATCTCCTAAATACCAAATtgtgatataaaattttaattccttTACTATTTTCAGAAAGTGAAGactcaaaagacaaaaatttttaaagataTANNNNNNNNNNNNNNNNNNNNNNNNNNNNNNNNNNNNNNNNNNaaaattttaataatatttttaattaataattaaaaatattttagcaaatatttttattttatattcataTCTATCTTAAACTAAATAAGATACTAAGATATACAGTACAAAAAAAAGTCTGTCGCCACGTTTATGAGGATGGCAATTGATTAAAGATTTAATCACGTTTTTTTTGTACTATGCTTTGAGAGCAATAGGCACGCTTATAAAGCGTGACAATAGAATAGTCATACGGTGACAATTGTAAAGTGCGCCAATAGGGTATGCTTAATATACTGAGCAAAAATACTTCACTATTAACACCTACACTTAAACGTTTTTCATCACTCTTCATCATACCAGAGCTTCTTCATCATATTGCGCCTCCAACCCTAACCTTGCTTCTTCATCGTGCCTCCAATGTAGCTCTAATCCCAGAGCAGCTTGGTCGCGCCTCCAACCCTAACCCCAGAGTTTCGTCGCGCCTCTAACCCTATCCCAGAACTTCATCGCGCTTCCAACCCCTGCTTCGGCGCTCCCTCCGTCGGCGCTCCAAACAGATCCGTTCTCTCATCAGAAGAGAAAAGAAGTCCAGATCCACGAGGCAGTTGGGGATAACCATCCGAATGGTTCCGATTCTGTCAGAGAACGGTGTAGATAGAGATGGGGATAACCATccgaattataattttttaaatgtttattttaaaagttaaattcatttttttaaatgtttCATTCATATTTTATTATGTACATAATTCATATAAATCAATTGAAGattaattttttagtattttgttttattttaaagattaacttattaatatttttaaaagggAGAGACAACCACCAAGTAAACACACGAAAAACTCGCTTATTAATATTTCTACCTCACACACCACTGATTTCAGCATCAAAGTGTCTTGCAGATTGTCCACCCGGCTTGGTTCTGCGCTTGACGAAGTTGAAATCTCCTGACTCCACCTCTTTAAATCGTGACCTCGCTCCGAACACAAACacacatatataataaaaaagttcaaattaaaaatatgatTACAATAactatatatttttaaaagagcTCAACTAAAAGAATATATTATAACTCAATTAGAAGAAAATACCTACAAAACAAGAATAGTTAGTTATACAAAACATATTTTTCTTATGGGATTGCTTCTAATTCAACACTAAGTTCTTCTTACCTAAAGTCTTAATAaccaaaaaaatacaaaacaagaaTAGTTAGTTATACAAAACATATTTCTCTCACGGGATTGCTTCTAATCCAACACTAAGTTCTTCTTACCTAAAGTCTTAATAaccaaaaaaatacaaaacaagaaTAGTTAGTTATACAAAACATATTTCTCTCACGGGATTGCTTCTAATTCAACACTAAGTTCTTCTTACCTAAAGTCTTAATAaccaaaaaaatacaaaacaagaaTAGTTAGTTATACAAAACATATTTCTCTCatgattaattttagtgtataaataatatttttaatataaataatacaTAATATATGATATAAATTTGTTTAACAggtgcaaaataaaataataataaattgagTGTATATGTATCGCATATAAATGTGTATGCCTGTACAGGAAAAATGTTAATTTTCTAAAGCATTGATGGTATGGTTCGATAagataattttgttttaaaaagatttttttattttttcccattttgaaaaaaaaaacaaaaaaaaaagtctcaATAAAAAATGCAAGTAATACAATTTATAACTAAAAGTCCAAAACTCAAGGGCACGGGCAAATACTCAACTGAAGTCAcaacttataaaaaaaaaagaatgttaGGGACCagtaattttgatattttataatcattaattggttattaatagtatttttaatggtgtaaaattACATTTAATAATAAGAGATcaatcacttttattttgatgattaagtattggccaaaaaacacaaaaattactgatcctagacttttccataaaaaaaattacattgaAATCGTGCGGTCCACTTCTAGTAACGGAAGTGGACAACTAATATGTAACAATCTAGTGAAGATTGAATCAAGAGAGTTAAGGAATTCGTTATCATAAGTTTATAACATACACAAAGGGGAAGTGCTAGTTTCAAACATGACCAATTTTTCTCATTCTACAATATGAGAAATTATAGTGTACAGATTTTCTAATATATTTCTGTTGGAGTAATTCGGTGCTAACAGGTATTCTTATGCAATGTAAGAGGGAGCAACGAAGCTACCATGGAGCCGACTTACTCATACTGGAATGATGATAGCTCCGTTTGGAAAATATAAGTGAGCACAAAATTATAtgtatttattgaaaaataatattaataaatatcatataattataaaaaaaattataatgtaactaataaaaatatttgatatttttatttatacatatttaattatatttaaattaataattatgaataataaaaaatataattaatttaaaNNttatgaataataaaatatataattaatttaaatataagaaagcataaaactaaaataatatgtaAAAAGGTATGAAATTCGTCACATTTAAAAAGTATTACAATAtgatttatccttttattttagaatttaattttgatgcattgtcAGTGTAAAGCAGTTTTAGCTacatcataaaaaataactacTATTTTTATTGATCGTGTGAATGATCATCAAAAAAGATGAATGTGATTGTTTGACTATATAAAATACTTTACACtgttagtgcatcaaaattaaactctttattttattaaatattaatatatcTAATATTCTAAAACATTTAAGGCTAATTTATCATTTTNNNNNNNNNNNNNNNNNNNNNNNNNNNNNNNNNNNNNNNNNNNNNNNNNNNNNNNNNNNNNNNNNNNNNNNNNNNNNNNNNNNNNNNNNNNNNNNNNNNNNNNNNNNNNNNNNNNNNNNNNNNNNNNNNNNNNNNNNNNNNNNNNNNNNNACAAATATTAAAAAACAATTTGGGATATTACTTTCTTATTTTCCTAAATAAATGAAATACATATATATTAACGTAAAAcacatataaatattaaatatttagtTAACAACATTATATATTATTCGATTAAACTACTAAAATCTTAAAACTTGTCTCGAACTATAATTTTGTGGAACATGTCTAAAATGAACTTAACCAACTCTATGTCTTTAGGCATATACGCATATTGGATTTTAACTTTATCAACTAttagtaaaataatttaataaaataagtgAACTAATAAAATGgcaaaacataaaaagaaattcAACATAATAGATAAGAtccctaaaaaaaattaattaccacCCTCGCTCCCCCCATCTAATTTGGATGTCAAATTGCAATACCGAAGAACTCCTACAGTCCAACATCCCCCTATTATACACATGCACAAATCCCATCCAGGCAAAATTAAAAAGGTTATAGAcccctaaaccaaaaaaaaaaaggttatggACCCACCACAACTGAAGCCCATTGATGCatcactattttgtggtacatcgtgtgcttaattgagtagattttgtctactaaactcacacttatttatataatttgcatggttttacgtttttCTTCTAgattttgtgttatgattgaaaacatgcttcttggccttatatttgctaatattaatcctctcttattaccattcgatgccgtgatatgtgcattaagtgatttcagggattacagggcagaaatgacttagaggatggaaaggaagcatgcaaaagtggaaggaacacaagaaactgaaggaactgctaaagctgtccagcctgacctcttggtactaaatcgac from Arachis ipaensis cultivar K30076 chromosome B09, Araip1.1, whole genome shotgun sequence includes these protein-coding regions:
- the LOC110267187 gene encoding uncharacterized protein LOC110267187 gives rise to the protein MNEEARAIGERIEEIEQQDESSRVLSQNDSIAQVFGKEKPGRVRGVGFGPTPTQLFGSNSRAPSNRVEEEETQRKLCALEAELESEKLKRKAMEDEAAAYKKKMQAMERALIYLFQRQGEELPGDIAVGMSSVE